In a single window of the Zea mays cultivar B73 chromosome 5, Zm-B73-REFERENCE-NAM-5.0, whole genome shotgun sequence genome:
- the LOC103628460 gene encoding uncharacterized protein, with translation MGRKWNELSSAPWRMGEAAEDEDATRMSREGKVSITSNPEEMPTMSVPRSRRPDLDLTIDDFEEDEIDPELRYSFQRNNRFLKRVFSVDALVKPLPPVMAYSVSRNINFFFRIFTQFWGKFW, from the exons ATGGGGCGGAAGTGGAACGAGCTGTCGTCGGCTCCATGGAGGATGGGGGAGGCGGCAGAGGACGAGGACGCGACAAGGATGAGCCGAGAGGGGAAGGTCAGCATCACCAGCAACCCCGAGGAGATGCCCACCATGAGCGTGCCCCGGAGCAGACGCCCGGACCTCGACCTCACCATCGATGACTTCGAGGAGGACGAGATCGACCCCGAGCTGCGCTACTCCTTCCAGCGGAACAACAGG TTTCTGAAGAGAGTTTTTAGCGTGGACGCACTTGTCAAGCCTCTCCCTCCTGTAATGGCATACAGTGTATCCCGCAATATAAACTTCTTCTTCCGGATCTTCACACAGTTCTGGGGTAAGTTCTGGTGA
- the LOC103626893 gene encoding uncharacterized protein, whose product MSVQSLHHGRYIMIAYSNVASVFLAYSALNVFAVGAGSARSKFEKLLHSSLKKAFEDYKRNAFLEADLQCSNKVQNMESKVRAACNSSNAKLDDIVRLLDDLLTEYESTAYGPGKWKRLATFLQQCLAGPVLDLFRRQLEHIDAERNALRLKCNSRDVELSEKIF is encoded by the exons ATGTCCGTACAATCTCTTCATCATGGCAGGTATATTATGATTGCTTATAGCAATGTGGCTTCTGTTTTTTTGGCTTACAGTGCTTTAAATGTTTTTGCTGTTGGTGCTGGGTCAGCTCGTTCAAAATTTGAAAAGCTTCTTCACAGTTCTCTCAAAAAGGCCTTTGAG GACTACAAAAGGAATGCTTTTCTGGAGGCTGACTTGCAATGTTCTAATAAAGTTCAGAACATGGAATCAAAGGTGCGAGCAGCATGTAACAGTTCGAATGCAAAATTAGATGACATAGTCAGG CTCCTTGATGACCTACTCACAGAGTATGAGTCAACGGCCTATGGTCCTGGAAAATGGAAAAGGCTAGCCACATTCTTACAGCAGTG TTTGGCTGGCCCTGTTCTAGACCTTTTCAGAAGACAGTTAGAGCATATAGATGCTGAAAGGAACGCCCTGAGATTGAAATGCAATTCAAGAGATGTGGAACTATCTGAGAAG Atattctag